The Chlorocebus sabaeus isolate Y175 chromosome 6, mChlSab1.0.hap1, whole genome shotgun sequence genome has a segment encoding these proteins:
- the PNPLA6 gene encoding patatin-like phospholipase domain-containing protein 6 isoform X4, whose product MGTSSHGLATNSSGAKVAERDGFQDVLEPGEVSAGRICGAQPVPFVPQVLGVMIGAGVAVVVTAVLILLVVRRLRVPKTPAPDGPRYRFRKRDKVLFYGRKIMRKVSQSTSSLVDTSVSATSRPRMKKKLKMLNIAKKILRIQKETPTLQRKEPPPAVLEADLTEGDLANSHLPSEVLYMLKNVRVLGHFEKPLFLELCRHMVFQRLGQGDYVFRPGQPDASIYVVQDGLLELCLPGPDGKECVVKEVVPGDSVNSLLSILDVITGHQHPQRTVSARAARDSTVLRLPVEAFSAVFTKYPESLVRVVQIIMVRLQRVTFLALHNYLGLTNELFSHEIQPLRLFPSPGLPTRTSPVRGSKRMVSTSATDEPRETPGRPPDPTGAPLPGPTGDPVKPTSLETTSAPLLSRCVSMPGDISGLQGGPRSDFDMAYERGRISVSLQEEASGGSQATPARTPTQEPREQPAGACEYSYCEDESATGGCPFGPYQGRQTSSIFEAAKRELAKLMRIEDPSLLNSRVLLHHAKAGTIIARQGDQDVSLHFVLWGCLHVYQRMIDKAEDVCLFVAQPGELVGQLAVLTGEPLIFTLRAQRDCTFLRISKSDFYEIMRAQPSVVLSAAHTVAARMSPFVRQMDFAIDWTAVEAGRALYRQGDRSDCTYIVLNGRLRSVIQRGSGKKELVGEYGRGDLIGVVEALTRQPRATTVHAVRDTELAKLPEGTLGHIKRRYPQVVTRLIHLLSQKILGNLQQLQGPFPAGSGLGVPPHSELTNPASNLATVAVLPVCAEVPMVAFTLELQHALQAIGPTLLLNSDIIRARLGASALDSIQEFRLSGWLAQQEDAHRIVLYQTDASLTPWTVRCLRQADCILIVGLGDQEPTLGQLEQMLENTAVRALKQLVLLHREEGAGPTRTVEWLNMRSWCSGHLHLRCPRRLFSRRSPAKLHELYEKVFSRRADRHSDFSRLARVLTGNTIALVLGGGGARGCSHIGVLKALEEAGVPVDLVGGTSIGSFIGALYAEERSASRTKQRAREWAKSMTSVLEPVLDLTYPVTSMFTGSAFNRSIHRVFQDKQIEDLWLPYFNVTTDITASAMRVHKDGSLWRYVRASMTLSGYLPPLCDPKDGHLLMDGGYINNLPADIARSMGAKTVIAIDVGSQDETDLSTYGDSLSGWWLLWKRLNPWADKVKVPDMAEIQSRLAYVSCVRQLEVVKSSSYCEYLRPPIDCFKTMDFGKFDQIYDVGYQYGKAVFGGWSRGNVIEKMLTDRRSADLNESRRADVLAFPSSGFTDLAEIVSRIEPPTSYVSDGCADGEESDCLTEYEEDAGPDCSRDEGGSPEGASPSTASEMEEEKSILRHRHCLPQEPPGSTTDA is encoded by the exons ATGGGGACATCGAGTCACGGGCTGGCTACTAACTCCTCGGGGGCGAAGGTGGCGGAGAGGGATGGGTTCCAGGACGTCCTGGAGCCCGGGGAAGTCTCGGCGGGACGGATTTGCGGTGCGCAACCAGTGCCGTTCGTCCCTCAGGTGCTGGGCGTGATGATTGGGGCCGGAGTGGCGGTGGTGGTCACGGCCGTGCTCATCCTCCTGGTGGTGCGGAGGCTGCGAGTGCCAA AAACCCCAGCCCCGGATGGCCCCCGGTATCGGTTCCGGAAGAGGGACAAAGTGCTGTTCTATGGCCGGAAGATTATGCGGAAG GTGTCACAATCCACGTCCTCCCTCGTGGATACCTCTGTCTCCGCCACTTCCCGGCCACGCatgaagaagaaactgaagatgcTCAACATTGCCAAGAA gaTTCTGCGCATCCAGAAAGAGACTCCCACGCTGCAGCGGAAGGAGCCCCCTCCCGCAGTGCTGGAAGCTGACCTGACCGAGGGCGACCTGGCTAACTCCCATCTGCCCTCGGAAGTGCTTTATATGCTCAAGAACGTCCG GGTGCTGGGCCACTTCGAGAAGCCGCTCTTCCTGGAGCTCTGCCGCCACATGGTCTTCCAGCGGCTGGGTCAGGGTGACTACGTCTTCCGGCCGGGCCAGCCAGATGCCAGCATCTACGTGGTGCAGGACGGGCTGCTGGAGCTCTGTCTGCCGGGGCCT GACGGGAAGGAGTGTGTGGTGAAGGAAGTGGTTCCCGGGGACAGCGTCAACAGCCTTCTCAGCATCCTGGATGTCATCACC ggtCACCAGCATCCCCAGCGGACCGTGTCTGCACGGGCGGCCCGGGACTCCACAGTGCTGCGCCTGCCCGTGGAAGCGTTCTCCGCGGTCTTCACCAAGTACCCGGAGAGCTTGGTGCGGGTCGTGCAG ATCATCATGGTGCGGCTGCAGCGAGTCACCTTCCTGGCGCTGCACAACTACCTGGGTCTGACCAATGAGCTCTTCAGCCAC GAGATCCAGCCGCTCCGTCTGTTCCCCAGCCCCGGCCTCCCAACTCGCACCAGCCCTGTGCGGGGCTCCAAGAGGATGGTCAGCACCTCAGCTACAGATGAGCCCAGGGAGACCCCAGGCCGGCCACCTGACCCCACTGGGGCCCCGCTGCCTGGACCTACAG GGGACCCTGTGAAGCCCACATCCCTGGAAACCACCTCGGCCCCTCTGCTGAGCCGCTGCGTCTCCATGCCAGGGGACATCTCAG GCTTGCAGGGTGGTCCCCGCTCCGACTTCGACATGGCCTATGAGCGTGGCCGGATCTCCGTGTCTCTGCAGGAAGAGGCCTCCGGGGGGTCCCAGGCAACCCCCGCTCGA ACCCCCACTCAGGAGCCCCGTGAGCAGCCAGCGGGCGCCTGTGAATACAGCTACTGTGAGGATGAGTCGGCCACCGGCGGCTGCCCCTTCGGGCCCTACCAGGGTCGCCAGACCAGCAGCATCTTCGAGGCAGCAAAGCGGGAGCTGGCCAAGCTGATGCGGATCGAG gacCCCTCCCTCCTGAACAGCCGAGTCTTGCTCCACCACGCTAAAGCCGGCACCATCATTGCCCGCCAGGGAGACCAG GACGTGAGCCTGCACTTCGTGCTCTGGGGCTGCCTGCACGTGTACCAGCGCATGATCGACAAGGCGGAGGACGTGTGCCTGTTTGTAGCGCAGCCGGGGGAGCTGGTGGGGCAGCTGGCCGTGCTCACTGGCGAACCTCTAATCTTCACGCTGCGAGCCCAGCGCGACTGCACCTTCCTGCGGATCTCCAAGTCCGACTTCTATGA GATCATGCGCGCACAGCCCAGTGTGGTGCTGAGCGCGGCGCACACGGTGGCAGCCAGGATGTCGCCCTTCGTGCGCCAGATGGACTTCGCCATCGACTGGACGGCAGTGGAGGCCGGACGCGCACTGTACAG GCAGGGCGACCGCTCCGACTGCACTTACATCGTGCTCAATGGGCGGCTGCGTAGCGTGATCCAGCGAGGCAGCGGCAAGAAGGAGCTGGTGGGCGAGTATGGCCGCGGCGACCTCATTGGCGTG GTGGAGGCGCTGACCCGGCAGCCGCGAGCCACGACGGTGCACGCGGTGCGAGACACGGAGCTGGCCAAGCTTCCCGAGGGCACCTTGGGTCACATCAAACGCCGGTACCCACAG GTTGTGACCCGTCTTATCCACCTGCTGAGCCAGAAAATTCTAGGAAATTTGCAGCAGCTGCAAGGACCCTTCCCAG CAGGCTCTGGGCTGGGTGTGCCCCCACACTCGGAACTCACCAACCCAGCCAGCAACCTGGCAACGGTGGCAGTCCTGCCCGTGTGTGCTGAGGTCCCCATGGTGGCCTTCACGCTGGAGCTGCAGCATGCCCTGCAGGCCATTG GTCCGACGCTACTCCTTAACAGTGACATCATCCGGGCACGCCTGGGGGCCTCCGCGCTGGATAG CATCCAAGAGTTCCGGCTGTCAGGGTGGCTGGCCCAGCAGGAGGATGCACACCGTATCGTACTCTACCAGACGGACGCCTCGCTGACGCCCTGGACCGTGCGCTGCCTGCGACAGGCCGACTGCATCCTCATCGTGGGCCTGGGGGACCAGGAGCCCACCCTCGGCCAG CTGGAGCAAATGCTAGAGAACACGGCGGTGCGTGCCCTTAAGCAGCTCGTCCTGCTCCACCGAGAGGAGGGCGCGGGCCCCACGCGCACCGTGGAGTGGCTCAACATGCGCAGCTGGTGCTCGGGGCACCTGCACCTGCGCTGTCCGCGCCGCCTGTTCTCGCGCCGCAGCCCTGCCAAACTG CATGAGCTCTACGAGAAGGTTTTCTCCAGGCGTGCGGACCGGCACAGCGACTTCTCCCGCTTGGCGAGGGTGCTCACAGGGAACACCATTGCCCTTGTgctgggcgggggcggggccag GGGCTGCTCGCACATTGGAGTGCTAAAGGCATTAGAGGAGGCGGGGGTCCCCGTGGACCTAGTGGGCGGCACGTCCATTGGCTCTTTCATCGGAGCGCTGTACGCGGAGGAGCGCAGCGCCAGCCGCACGAAGCAGCGGGCCCGCGAGTGGGCCAAG AGCATGACTTCAGTGCTGGAACCTGTGTTGGACCTCACGTATCCAGTTACCTCCATGTTCACTGGGTCTGCCTTTAACCGCAGCATCCACCGGGTCTTCCAGGATAAACAGATTGAG GACCTGTGGCTGCCTTACTTCAACGTGACCACAGATATCACCGCCTCAGCCATGCGAGTCCACAAAGATG GCTCCCTGTGGCGGTATGTGCGCGCCAGCATGACGCTATCGGGCTACCTGCCGCCGCTGTGCGACCCCAAGGACGGGCATCTACTCATGGATGGTGGCTACATCAACAACCTGCCAG CGGACATCGCCCGCAGCATGGGTGCCAAAACGGTCATTGCCATCGACGTGGGGAGCCAGGACGAGACGGACCTCAGCACCTACGGGGACAGCCTGTCTGGCTGGTGGCTGCTGTGGAAGCGGCTGAATCCCTGGGCAGACAAGGTGAAGGTTCCAGATATGGCTGAAATCCAGTCCCGCCTGGCCTACGTGTCCTGTGTGCGGCAGCTAGAGGTTGTCAAGTCCAGCTCCTACTGCGAGTACCTGCGCCCGCCCATCGACTGCTTCAAGACCATGGACTTCGGGAAGTTCGACCAGATCTAT
- the PNPLA6 gene encoding patatin-like phospholipase domain-containing protein 6 isoform X1: MGTSSHGLATNSSGAKVAERDGFQDVLEPGEVSAGRICGAQPVPFVPQVLGVMIGAGVAVVVTAVLILLVVRRLRVPKTPAPDGPRYRFRKRDKVLFYGRKIMRKVSQSTSSLVDTSVSATSRPRMKKKLKMLNIAKKILRIQKETPTLQRKEPPPAVLEADLTEGDLANSHLPSEVLYMLKNVRVLGHFEKPLFLELCRHMVFQRLGQGDYVFRPGQPDASIYVVQDGLLELCLPGPDGKECVVKEVVPGDSVNSLLSILDVITGHQHPQRTVSARAARDSTVLRLPVEAFSAVFTKYPESLVRVVQIIMVRLQRVTFLALHNYLGLTNELFSHEIQPLRLFPSPGLPTRTSPVRGSKRMVSTSATDEPRETPGRPPDPTGAPLPGPTGDPVKPTSLETTSAPLLSRCVSMPGDISGLQGGPRSDFDMAYERGRISVSLQEEASGGSQATPARTPTQEPREQPAGACEYSYCEDESATGGCPFGPYQGRQTSSIFEAAKRELAKLMRIEDPSLLNSRVLLHHAKAGTIIARQGDQDVSLHFVLWGCLHVYQRMIDKAEDVCLFVAQPGELVGQLAVLTGEPLIFTLRAQRDCTFLRISKSDFYEIMRAQPSVVLSAAHTVAARMSPFVRQMDFAIDWTAVEAGRALYRQGDRSDCTYIVLNGRLRSVIQRGSGKKELVGEYGRGDLIGVVEALTRQPRATTVHAVRDTELAKLPEGTLGHIKRRYPQVVTRLIHLLSQKILGNLQQLQGPFPGSGLGVPPHSELTNPASNLATVAVLPVCAEVPMVAFTLELQHALQAIGPTLLLNSDIIRARLGASALDSIQEFRLSGWLAQQEDAHRIVLYQTDASLTPWTVRCLRQADCILIVGLGDQEPTLGQLEQMLENTAVRALKQLVLLHREEGAGPTRTVEWLNMRSWCSGHLHLRCPRRLFSRRSPAKLHELYEKVFSRRADRHSDFSRLARVLTGNTIALVLGGGGARGCSHIGVLKALEEAGVPVDLVGGTSIGSFIGALYAEERSASRTKQRAREWAKSMTSVLEPVLDLTYPVTSMFTGSAFNRSIHRVFQDKQIEDLWLPYFNVTTDITASAMRVHKDGSLWRYVRASMTLSGYLPPLCDPKDGHLLMDGGYINNLPADIARSMGAKTVIAIDVGSQDETDLSTYGDSLSGWWLLWKRLNPWADKVKVPDMAEIQSRLAYVSCVRQLEVVKSSSYCEYLRPPIDCFKTMDFGKFDQIYDVGYQYGKAVFGGWSRGNVIEKMLTDRRSADLNESRRADVLAFPSSGFTDLAEIVSRIEPPTSYVSDGCADGEESDCLTEYEEDAGPDCSRDEGGSPEGASPSTASEMEEEKSILRHRHCLPQEPPGSTTDA; encoded by the exons ATGGGGACATCGAGTCACGGGCTGGCTACTAACTCCTCGGGGGCGAAGGTGGCGGAGAGGGATGGGTTCCAGGACGTCCTGGAGCCCGGGGAAGTCTCGGCGGGACGGATTTGCGGTGCGCAACCAGTGCCGTTCGTCCCTCAGGTGCTGGGCGTGATGATTGGGGCCGGAGTGGCGGTGGTGGTCACGGCCGTGCTCATCCTCCTGGTGGTGCGGAGGCTGCGAGTGCCAA AAACCCCAGCCCCGGATGGCCCCCGGTATCGGTTCCGGAAGAGGGACAAAGTGCTGTTCTATGGCCGGAAGATTATGCGGAAG GTGTCACAATCCACGTCCTCCCTCGTGGATACCTCTGTCTCCGCCACTTCCCGGCCACGCatgaagaagaaactgaagatgcTCAACATTGCCAAGAA gaTTCTGCGCATCCAGAAAGAGACTCCCACGCTGCAGCGGAAGGAGCCCCCTCCCGCAGTGCTGGAAGCTGACCTGACCGAGGGCGACCTGGCTAACTCCCATCTGCCCTCGGAAGTGCTTTATATGCTCAAGAACGTCCG GGTGCTGGGCCACTTCGAGAAGCCGCTCTTCCTGGAGCTCTGCCGCCACATGGTCTTCCAGCGGCTGGGTCAGGGTGACTACGTCTTCCGGCCGGGCCAGCCAGATGCCAGCATCTACGTGGTGCAGGACGGGCTGCTGGAGCTCTGTCTGCCGGGGCCT GACGGGAAGGAGTGTGTGGTGAAGGAAGTGGTTCCCGGGGACAGCGTCAACAGCCTTCTCAGCATCCTGGATGTCATCACC ggtCACCAGCATCCCCAGCGGACCGTGTCTGCACGGGCGGCCCGGGACTCCACAGTGCTGCGCCTGCCCGTGGAAGCGTTCTCCGCGGTCTTCACCAAGTACCCGGAGAGCTTGGTGCGGGTCGTGCAG ATCATCATGGTGCGGCTGCAGCGAGTCACCTTCCTGGCGCTGCACAACTACCTGGGTCTGACCAATGAGCTCTTCAGCCAC GAGATCCAGCCGCTCCGTCTGTTCCCCAGCCCCGGCCTCCCAACTCGCACCAGCCCTGTGCGGGGCTCCAAGAGGATGGTCAGCACCTCAGCTACAGATGAGCCCAGGGAGACCCCAGGCCGGCCACCTGACCCCACTGGGGCCCCGCTGCCTGGACCTACAG GGGACCCTGTGAAGCCCACATCCCTGGAAACCACCTCGGCCCCTCTGCTGAGCCGCTGCGTCTCCATGCCAGGGGACATCTCAG GCTTGCAGGGTGGTCCCCGCTCCGACTTCGACATGGCCTATGAGCGTGGCCGGATCTCCGTGTCTCTGCAGGAAGAGGCCTCCGGGGGGTCCCAGGCAACCCCCGCTCGA ACCCCCACTCAGGAGCCCCGTGAGCAGCCAGCGGGCGCCTGTGAATACAGCTACTGTGAGGATGAGTCGGCCACCGGCGGCTGCCCCTTCGGGCCCTACCAGGGTCGCCAGACCAGCAGCATCTTCGAGGCAGCAAAGCGGGAGCTGGCCAAGCTGATGCGGATCGAG gacCCCTCCCTCCTGAACAGCCGAGTCTTGCTCCACCACGCTAAAGCCGGCACCATCATTGCCCGCCAGGGAGACCAG GACGTGAGCCTGCACTTCGTGCTCTGGGGCTGCCTGCACGTGTACCAGCGCATGATCGACAAGGCGGAGGACGTGTGCCTGTTTGTAGCGCAGCCGGGGGAGCTGGTGGGGCAGCTGGCCGTGCTCACTGGCGAACCTCTAATCTTCACGCTGCGAGCCCAGCGCGACTGCACCTTCCTGCGGATCTCCAAGTCCGACTTCTATGA GATCATGCGCGCACAGCCCAGTGTGGTGCTGAGCGCGGCGCACACGGTGGCAGCCAGGATGTCGCCCTTCGTGCGCCAGATGGACTTCGCCATCGACTGGACGGCAGTGGAGGCCGGACGCGCACTGTACAG GCAGGGCGACCGCTCCGACTGCACTTACATCGTGCTCAATGGGCGGCTGCGTAGCGTGATCCAGCGAGGCAGCGGCAAGAAGGAGCTGGTGGGCGAGTATGGCCGCGGCGACCTCATTGGCGTG GTGGAGGCGCTGACCCGGCAGCCGCGAGCCACGACGGTGCACGCGGTGCGAGACACGGAGCTGGCCAAGCTTCCCGAGGGCACCTTGGGTCACATCAAACGCCGGTACCCACAG GTTGTGACCCGTCTTATCCACCTGCTGAGCCAGAAAATTCTAGGAAATTTGCAGCAGCTGCAAGGACCCTTCCCAG GCTCTGGGCTGGGTGTGCCCCCACACTCGGAACTCACCAACCCAGCCAGCAACCTGGCAACGGTGGCAGTCCTGCCCGTGTGTGCTGAGGTCCCCATGGTGGCCTTCACGCTGGAGCTGCAGCATGCCCTGCAGGCCATTG GTCCGACGCTACTCCTTAACAGTGACATCATCCGGGCACGCCTGGGGGCCTCCGCGCTGGATAG CATCCAAGAGTTCCGGCTGTCAGGGTGGCTGGCCCAGCAGGAGGATGCACACCGTATCGTACTCTACCAGACGGACGCCTCGCTGACGCCCTGGACCGTGCGCTGCCTGCGACAGGCCGACTGCATCCTCATCGTGGGCCTGGGGGACCAGGAGCCCACCCTCGGCCAG CTGGAGCAAATGCTAGAGAACACGGCGGTGCGTGCCCTTAAGCAGCTCGTCCTGCTCCACCGAGAGGAGGGCGCGGGCCCCACGCGCACCGTGGAGTGGCTCAACATGCGCAGCTGGTGCTCGGGGCACCTGCACCTGCGCTGTCCGCGCCGCCTGTTCTCGCGCCGCAGCCCTGCCAAACTG CATGAGCTCTACGAGAAGGTTTTCTCCAGGCGTGCGGACCGGCACAGCGACTTCTCCCGCTTGGCGAGGGTGCTCACAGGGAACACCATTGCCCTTGTgctgggcgggggcggggccag GGGCTGCTCGCACATTGGAGTGCTAAAGGCATTAGAGGAGGCGGGGGTCCCCGTGGACCTAGTGGGCGGCACGTCCATTGGCTCTTTCATCGGAGCGCTGTACGCGGAGGAGCGCAGCGCCAGCCGCACGAAGCAGCGGGCCCGCGAGTGGGCCAAG AGCATGACTTCAGTGCTGGAACCTGTGTTGGACCTCACGTATCCAGTTACCTCCATGTTCACTGGGTCTGCCTTTAACCGCAGCATCCACCGGGTCTTCCAGGATAAACAGATTGAG GACCTGTGGCTGCCTTACTTCAACGTGACCACAGATATCACCGCCTCAGCCATGCGAGTCCACAAAGATG GCTCCCTGTGGCGGTATGTGCGCGCCAGCATGACGCTATCGGGCTACCTGCCGCCGCTGTGCGACCCCAAGGACGGGCATCTACTCATGGATGGTGGCTACATCAACAACCTGCCAG CGGACATCGCCCGCAGCATGGGTGCCAAAACGGTCATTGCCATCGACGTGGGGAGCCAGGACGAGACGGACCTCAGCACCTACGGGGACAGCCTGTCTGGCTGGTGGCTGCTGTGGAAGCGGCTGAATCCCTGGGCAGACAAGGTGAAGGTTCCAGATATGGCTGAAATCCAGTCCCGCCTGGCCTACGTGTCCTGTGTGCGGCAGCTAGAGGTTGTCAAGTCCAGCTCCTACTGCGAGTACCTGCGCCCGCCCATCGACTGCTTCAAGACCATGGACTTCGGGAAGTTCGACCAGATCTAT